TCGAGTCGATCGGGAACGCTGGCCAGTTGCAGGTAACCAAGATGGTCCCAGGCCTGGTCGAGCGTTCGGATCAGACCGCCACCGGCCAGTTGTTGATGGTAGACGTCGAAAAGGATCTGGCAGGAGGGGTGGTCGAGGTCTTGGCAGAGCTCGAGCGCTTGCGAGACTTGGCTGAGAAAGAGCCCCGGCTGGCTTTGGGAATCGACCGGCTCGAGCAACAAGAGCAAGCCTTCCGGCTCGACGAGAGCGAGGCATTTTCTCAGCAGTTCCAAAGTGAGGGCTTTTTGCTTTTCGAGCGGGAGCGTCGGATGGGCCCGACCGGGCACGATGGCGAGGTGGCGAGATCGGATTCGTTTGGCGGTGGCGATGGCCTTCTCGACCCGGGCCAGGACCTGTTGGCGGGCCTCGGGGTCAGGACCGGCAAAGGTCACTTGATCGAAGGTCCGCTCCGCAGCGACGAGCCCGGCCTGCATTTCAAAGGTGGCGAGAGCACGCCCGATGCGCTTTTGCAGCTCAAGGGGTCGAGTATCCAGGGCGAGATCCTCCCAGAAGCGAAATCCGCGGTCGGAGGCGTAGCGGATTTGATCGACCAAGTCGGGACCGACGACGGGCTCGAAGAGGCCGGGGCAGGGGGCATAGTTGAGTCGAAATTCATGGCGGACGTTCAAGGGGGAACCCCCCCTATCGCTCGCGGAGAGGGGGCGCGCGCAGGCGAGACTGGCCGTGGTCAGGGCTAGTTTTCCCAGAAAAGCTCTCCGATTCACGAGGTCCATGCCTCCATTGTAGCGAAAGAAGAAGGCCGAGGCAATGCTTGCCAAGTCTGCCGTCTGGCGTCGATGGAACGGCCGCTCTGGCTCGCGCTTGCGCTTTGGAGCGAAGGTGGTTTCAGTCTGGCCATGGCAAAAGGAGATGACGGGACGCAACTGGGGATGTTTTTTCTCTTTGCGGTGGGCGTGCTCACGCTTTCGGGGATTGGAAGCTCCCTCCGTTCGCAGAACGAGGGGACGGTTTCGCCCGGGGCGGTCCCCGAAGCAGAAGAGGCCTTGCCTGACAGGCGGCAGCTCCAAGAGCTGGATGAGTTCCTCAAGGCATGGCGCAGGCAGAGTGAAGCCCTTCCGGTGGCTCCCCTTCCGGTGAAAGACGCACCGGAGCGGGCCGCTCTCTTCCCAAGCGCCTTTGATCAGCTTCCCAAGCCGAGGAGTGAAGCGCCTCTCACGACCGACCCCGGGACGGGTCAATTCTTAAGCGATTCGGAGATCGATGCCGAGTGAGATCGCCAAGGGCTTGATCGAGGCGGCTCGTTCCTTGACGGAAGTCTTGGGAGGCCTCCGCTTCGGTCCTCCTGTGACGCATCTTTACAATCCCCTGAGGTATGCGGCAGCGGCTCATGCGGAGTATCTCACTCGATTTGGCGACTCGAAAAAGCGGGTCCTGTTTCTCGGTATGAATCCCGGGCCTTATGGCATGGCCCAGACAGGAGTGCCTTTTGGCGAGGTGGCCGCGGTCCGGGATTGGATGGGGATCGAATGCGCGGTGGCTCGTCCGGAAAACGAACACCCCAAGCGCCCCATCCAGGGCTTCGCCTGCGCTCGCTCCGAGGTCAGTGGCCGGAGGCTCTGGGGTTTTTTCGGTGAGCGCTTCCCTCGTCCAGAGGACTTTTTTCGGGATCACTTTGTGGCGAACTACTGCCCGCTGGTTTGGATGGAGGCGTCGGGGCGCAATCGCACCCCGGACAAGTTGCCAGTGAGCGAGAGAGAGCCGGTGGAAGCGGCCTGCGATGCGCATCTGCTGAAGGTAGTGGAATGGCTTGATCCCGAATGGGTCGTGGGAGTGGGAGGCTTTGCCGAGAAGCGTTTAGAGATGATTTCTGATCGCTCGGGACCGCGCCGGCGAGGCCGCATTCTTCATCCCTCCCCGGCCAGTCCGGCAGCCAACCGGGATTGGGCAGGAACCGCTCATCGGCAATTGAAAGAGCAGGGGATTTGGGGGTAGCTCTTCGATGCCCTTCCTGACCCTTTCTGAAAATCCAGACCCACGCCAGCCCTCCTTCCGACGAGGTGAGGGAAGCGTTTCTTCAGGCGGCCTCTTCCGGAATTTCGGAACTCTTGAAGAAACCGGAAGAATTCTTTATGGCAGGTTGGTCACCGCCTACCTCGATGGTTTTCGCGGGTTCCTCTCGCGACTGCGCTCTTCTTGAGCTGCGTGCGCTAGGGGTCGACAAACCAAAAGTGGAGGAGCGAGTCCGGCTTCTTTGCTACTTGGTCTCGGCTCGCCTGGCCATTCCCAAAGAGCGCACCTACGTTCTGGTGACCGATGTGCCCCGGGGCTACTGGGGCTGGAACGGAGGGGTCTTTGCCCAGGGCCTCCTAGGGCCTAGTTGGTGGCGAGCGCCTCCCCGCCTTCTTCCCCAGTCCGAATCCGAACGGCTTCCAAGACGTCTGAGACGAAGACCTTGCCGTCTCCGATCTTTCCGGTATTGGCTGATTCGGCGATGGTTTTGGTGACCTGCTCGAGCATGCTGTCCTCGATCACGATCTCCAATTTCACCTTGGGGAGGAAATCAACGGTGTATTCACTGCCCCGATAAATTTCAGTGTGACCTTTTTGCCGTCCAAACCCTTTCACCTCCGTCACTGTCATTCCCTGAACCCCGATCTCGGAGAGGGACTCTTTGACGTCCTCCAGTTTGAAAGGTTTGATGATCGCCTCGACTTTTTTCATGGGTGGTGAATTCTAACAGACTGAGTTTGAGATAGCTACGCGAGCCATTTCCCAAGCAGAGCAAAATCGATGCCAAGCAAAATCACCAAGCGGTCGCTTGGCTGCATCCGATGTCAGGGAAGCCCTTGGGGTCGCCCGTTTACTCGATCACGCTCAAGACGGTCTCCATGGGGAACCGGACTTTCGCTAGGCTGGCATACTTGTCCTCCTCCGAACGGTAGCCAATGGGACAGACGACCACCGCGGTCAGCCCCTTTTCCTCCAGGCCGAGAATTCGGTCATACTCGCTTGGCTGAAAGCCTTCCATCGGGCAAGCATCCACCCCCTCGGCCGCGCAGGCTACGAGAAAGGAACCGAGCGCAAGGTAGACCTGATTGCGAGCCCAGCCATGGAGAACTTCCGGCTCCATGCGGTCGAGAAACCCTTTCATCATGCCTTCGTAGCCAGCCAAGGATTCCCGACTGACGCCGCGAGTTTGCATGGTGTCTTCGAGAAAGGCATCGACGTCGGCTTCAGAAAAAGCGGTTGGCTGACAGAAAAGAATGACTTCGGAGGCATCCGTGACCTGTTTTTGCCCCCAAGAATGTTCCAAGAGCTGTGCTCGAATTTCCGCATTCTTCAAAACGAAGAAGTGCCATGGTTGCAGGCCGAAAGAAGAAGCGGAGAGCCGAAGCGCTTCGAGAAGGGTTTGGAGTTTTTCCTCCGAAAGCTGGCGGGTTGAATCGAATTGTTTGGTGGCGTAGCGCCAGTTGAGTTGATCAATCAAAGACATGGTGAGGAGTATCATCGGGTCGGGGGGTGCTGCAAGTGACGGGAATGAGGCAAAGAGAGGGCGCCTCTTGCGGGACTCTGGCTTCTGGCGGTCAGGGTGGGATGTTCCTCGCCTCCGGCGAGGGTGCGTGCGTCGTTGGGAACTCCTCCTCCGGAGTTCCCTTTTATGGGTTACTTGCTTCGCAAGAGGGCACTCGAACCCCGTTGGGCTTTGCCCAAGGGGCTCTCGGCCCACCCCGATAAGCCAGAAGCCAGAGCCCCTGCGGGACCCTGGCTTCTGGCGGTCAGGGTGGGATTCGAACCCACGGTACCTGTGAGGGTACGCATCTTTAGCAAAGATGTGCTTTCGACCACTCAGCCACCTGACCGTTGCTGCGGGCGAAATTGCTCCGGCTGTTGCCAGAGGAGGGAGGGTAGGGAGTTGGGCGTTTTTTGCAAGGCTCGGTTGCAGGAAAATGCACTGCTTGTTTGCTGCTCAATTTTTTGTAAAATGCTCAACGTGAAATCCTCCGCACCCTTCTTCGTCTGCTTCGCCGCAGCCCTTTTCTCGGGTTGCGCTCAAAACGAAGGACCGGTCACCGAGTCAAACATTCCCGGCATGGACTCTCCCGCAGTCGAGCCGGAGGCACCCCGTCCCGTCATTCGAGAGGTTCAGGTCGGTGTGGTGAGATCAGTCAATCGAAAGGGCTTTGTGGTCATCAAAACCGCAAACTCCCTCGCGCTCGACGGGAATGCCTCGCTCATTACCCGATTTGGCGAGGAACGACGCGGAAAAGTCCGCCTTTCCAGCCAACGAGACCGAGGCTTCGCCGTGGCAGACATCTTGGAGGGTGAGATCGAAGCCGGCGATCCCGTGTTTTCCCTCCAAATGTCTACAAGACAGTCCGCCGAAAGACCCAATTTCGATCAAAAAGCGGAGCTTTAGACAAACTTCCGACAGGACTTCTAAAATCTACTGTTCCAACGGCTTTGCCTTTTTACGGAGATTCCCACCAGTCTTGTCGTTAAAATAGGAATTTTCAAAAAAGTGCGAATCATCCTTGATTATTTGGATGTTTTTATTGTAGCCTCAGGCTGAAGGCCTTGCATGAGGGGCTTTTTTTGAAGATTTACAATTTTGCTTGCCTGATAATTGTATAATTATTATAATTTCTAAGTAGTGGAGTTCCCTTCACTTCCTTGACCCAACCGCCGCATGAACGCCATTCCGAAACTTACCGACGCCCGAGAGGGGCCAGACGTCGACAAATTGGCTGACTTAGTCATGCTGACGCAAAGAACGTGTTTGCTGGATCTGACCAAGGAGCTGAACAAAGGCAGTGTTTCTTTCCCGCAATTCTACCTTCTGGGCTATCTTTCCACGGAGGAGAGTATGACAATGAGTGAAATCGCCGGTAAGATGGGCCACTCGACCGCGGCGGCGACCGGCTTGGTCGATCGTTTGGAGAAGCTGGGGTATGTGGAGCGCATCCATGCCGCAGACGATCGGCGCAAAATTCTGGTGCAAATCACGGCCAAAGGAGAGGCGCTTCTGTTGACTTTGCGGGCTGCGCTTGCGAATTCCCTCTCTTCGATGATGGCCGATCTTGATGGCGACGACAAAAGCCTCCTGACCAGTGCCTTCCAGCGCTGATTCTTCCAGCCAAGCTCCGAGTGAGCAATTTGCCGCGCTGAGTGCTCTGGAGGGGGTGGCTCATTTGTTCACGCTGCGTGTTCCTGGACTCGATGTCGCGGTCAGGAAAGAGGAGGTGCTTCCACGACTGCAATCCTCCTTCACTCTCGCTGCCGAAGGTTTGGGCACGCCTTGGGAACAGGTGCTTTTGGCTGAGCAAGTGCATGGCTCCCATGTTCAAGTGGTCGATTCGCCCCGCCCCACCGTTCCCCAGTGTGACGGGCTGTTGACCCGAAATACCGCTCTCACATTGGGCATTTTGGTGGCGGACTGCGCGGCCGTTTTTTTGGTGGACCCCATCACTCGCGCCACGGGCTTGCTTCACTCTGGTCGCCAGGGGACCGAGCAAGAGATTGCATCAAAGGCGATTCGTCAAATGGCCACCAGCTTTGGCACCGATCCCTCTCACCTCGTGGTGCAAATCAGCCCTTGTATCCGGCCTCCGCATTACGAGATGGACTTTGCCAAACGCATCCAGGAGCAGTGTCTCCGGGAAGGGGTCAGCCCCTTGCGCGTCCATGGGCCGCCTGCTTGCACGGGCTCCCGAATGGATCGCTATTACTCCTATCGTCTCGAAAAAGGAAAGACGGGGAGGATGCTGGCGCTTTTGCGTGGAAGCGCTTGAAGTGGCAAGGCATCCCATCGTAGGGACAGGGGTGCCTGCTGTCGCCCTAATTCCCCGGATTGCCCGTGCTTACGCCAAGGTGAATTTGTCTCTCGAAATCAAGGGCCAGCGGAGTGACGGTTTCCACGAGCTTTCCACGGTCATGACCCGGGTGTCCTTGTATGACGAGCTGCTCTTCGAGCCCCGCAAGGAGGGTGGAATTGAATTTGTCTGCCGAGAGGAGGGGGTCCCTTCGAACGACGAAAATCTGGTGGTGCGGGCTGCCCGGGAATTGGAGAAGGTGACTGGGAAGTCGCTCTCGGTGCGGATCGTGCTGCGGAAACAAATCCCGACCGAAGGAGGCTTGGGCGGCGGGAGCAGCAATGCCGCCACCACCTTGAGAGAACTCAATGAAATCTTTCGGCTCAAGCTGAAGCCGCCTGCTCTTGAAAAGGTGGCCGCTCGTCTCGGTTCGGACGTGCCCTTTTTCCTGCGAGACTGCGTGTGCCAGGCGACAGGGCGAGGGGAGGAGCTGGCCGCGCGGGAAGATGATTGGGAGCTACCCGTTGTCCTGCTCAAACTGCCTTTCGGTGTTCCCACGCCTTGGGCCTACCAGGAGTGGAGCGGTGCCAAGCCTCTTCCCGGCATTTTGGCTGCCCCGCAAATTTGTCCCTGGGGGCCCATGGTGAATGACCTCGAGGTCCCGGTCTTTCAAAAATACCTTCCCCTGGCAGATATGAAAAGATGGCTTTTGGAGCAGCCGGAAGTGCATGCCGCTCTCTTATGTGGCTCGGGATCGACCATGCTGGCCATCCTAGGGGATCCCTATGGAGGCCAAGACCTGGCCAAGCGGGCTCAAGAGGAGTTTGGGAAGTCTCTCTGGACCTGGGTGGGCAGCACGCTGCCGAAATTGTAGCGCTTCGCTGCTAGGCATCCGATCGATTCCGGTTTCGAAAAAAAGAACAGGCCGGAGTGTCTTGCGAACACCCCGGCCTGCCTTGCATCAACCTCAACACATGAAAAAAGCGATTCGGGCTTTCGCCCACACTTGCTTTTCATTGAAGGCGTTCGCGGAACTGCCTTTTTGTTTAAGCTTTGCCAATTTTTCTTTCACCTTCTCGGCCTGAGAAGGTGAAAAGCCGAGCGGGGGCGCCCCGAGAGTTATGGGGGCGCCGGCAGGTGGATGGCTCCTGAAGCAAAACGAACGCGGCGGCTCTCCCAAGCAATCCGGCCGCTTGGTATGATACCAACCTCCAGAATACACTGGTAGAATGGAGGGAAGGAGGTACGGGGAAGAGGCGCTGAAGCGCGGGGAAGGGAGAGCCAGTGTCTTTCGAGCCAGCCCTGCGTTGCTCCTCGGTTACGGTGCCTGCACCGCGCCCTCGTCGCGCCTTGGTCTGGCCCGAAATCCACTCGGCCATTCTACCAGCTAATTCTGCAGCTTGGTATTAGAGTGTCCTGGCCAAGCTGGGAGAGGGGGCGGGAGTGAAGTGGACTTTCACGTCCAAGCGAGCCCGCTTGCCCTGCCGAATCGTCAATCGATTGGCATCTCTGTGACTCATGGTGGGGGCGTGGGGAACATGGTATTCGACCCGGCCGTAGGACTGATACCAGTGACCTCGTAAGCTGGTGAGGTAGAGGTAGCTTCCACTTTCAATCAATTTTGAAATCTGCTCCCCCCAGTCGGGAAGAGCCAGCCCCTCGCTCAGAGCATAGAGCTTGGCGCCCTTCCAAATGAGGAAGCCGGTCCCGCCGGCCATGGACGCGATCTTTTCCTCGTCCTTTTGCGGGATGCGGTCGTTCTCCAAAAGCTCGATGAGGTAGGTTTCATCGGTCTCGCCTGGGTGGACGAATGGCAAATCCACGACCCCGTTTCTCTGCCCAGAGTAGTCTTCTCCTACATTCAGAGGGAGGAGGATTTTTCTTTCCGGATAAAGGGTCGATTCCACTTTGAGGTAGAGTTCGGCCCGTCCGCGATACCATTCCTCCGAGTCATCCAAGATCTGGTAGCTGAGAACGGCCCGAGGGGCTCCCAGAGGACTGGCTTCCACTTCGACGACCTCGGTCGGGACGAAGGAGACGGCAGTGACTCCGACGCCGAGGGCCGAGGCGAGAGAGAGGGCAGAGAGTGAGAAGGGCGACATGGCGGACGATGCGATTTACTAAAAAGTATCCCCAGTTTCGCCAAGCGAGGCAAGCTGGAAGGCGGCTGGATGGAAAATCCCTCTCGGTTTGTAATCTCCTACCTAGGCCGTGGCTTTGGCTGCTTTGCTGGCCCGCTTGCGCTCGTTGGGATCGAGGATGCGCTTGCGAAGCCGAAGGAAGGTCGGGGTGGTTTCCACCAATTCATCCGGCTCGATGTATTCGATGGCTCGCTCCAAGCTGAATTTGAGTGGAGGGGCCATCTTGGTGGTATGGTCCTTGCCGGCTGAGCGCATGTTATCGAGCTTCTTGGCCTTGACCGGATTGACCGGCAAGTCGTCCGCGCGAGGATTTTCGCCGATGAGCATGCCGGTATAGACTTGCTCCTGGGGGCCTACGAAGAGAGTCCCTCGCTCCTCCAAGGCTTGGAGCGAGTAGGTGGTGGCTTCACCGGTCTCCATGCTCACGAGGGTGCCCGTCTTGCGATTGCTGATTTCGCCGGCGTGCGGGGCATACCCTTTGAAGAGGTGACTGAAGATGCCGTGCCCGGAAGTCAGATTCACGAGTTCAAATTCCAGCCCGATGATCCCCCGGGTGGGGATGGAAGCCGTAAGGAGCGTCCGTCCGGAGGCTTCCATGGTTTCCATGTTTTCGAGCTGGCCGCGGCGCTCGTTGAGCGTTTTCAGAATGGCGTTGGCATACTCGCTGGGCGCTTCCACATAGAGAGTTTCCCAAGGTTCAAGGAGTTGGCCTGCCTCGTCCCGTTGCAAAATGACGGTCGGCCGTGAGACGAGCAGCTCGTAGCCTTCCCTCCGCATGGTCTCCACGAGGACGGCAATTTGCATGGCACCCCGGGCCGAGACGTTGAAGACGCCGGCTTCCTCGGTGTCCTCCACGTGGATGGAGACGTTTGTTTTGACCTCGCGCAAGAGACGATCGCGAATGGCTCGGGAGGTGACGTGTTTCCCGTCCTTGCCCGCGAAGGGCCCGTCATTGATGGAGAATTGCATTTGGACGGACGGGGGATCGATATTGACCGGAGGCAAGGCCTCGGCCGCCTCGTCGGCTGCTAGGGTTTCGCCAATATCAATGTCCTCAAACCCTGCCAGGCCGACAATGTTGCCGGCGATCCCATCGGCGGTGTCTTGGGTGCCCAAGTTGGAGTATTCAAAGACCTTGGCCACTTTGGCCTGGACCCGCGTGCCGTCCTTCTTGATCCGCCAGAGAGGTCGGCCTTTGCTGATGGCTCCTGAAAGGATTTTTCCGATGGCGATCCGGCCGACGTAGTCGTCCCAGTCGATGTTCGAGACGAGCATGCTGAAAGGCTGCGTGGGATCGGATTGGGGAGCGGGGATCTCATCGAGAATGGTCTGGAGCAGCGGCGTGCAATCGCTGTGAGGGCCTTCCGGACTTTTGCTAAAGAATCCGTTTTTGGCGGAACCGTAGAGGGTGGGGGCATTGAACTGCTCATCGGTAGCCTCCAACTCCAGGAAAAGCTCCAAGACTTTTTCGTGAGAGCCCTGGGGATCGCAATTTGGACGGTCGATTTTGTTGACCACGATGATGGGATGGAGCCCCTCAGCCAAGGCTTTCCGCAAAACGAAGCGCGTTTGGGCCTGCGGTCCCCCGAAGGCGTCCACCACCAGGATGACCCCATCCACCATTTTCATAACGCGCTCGACTTCGCCCCCAAAGTCGGCGTGGCCCGGTGTGTCCACGATATTGATGATGTGGTCTCGCCAATGGACCGAGGTGTTTTTGGCCTTGATGGTGATGCCTTTTTCTTTCTCGAGGTCCATGGAGTCCATGGCCCTTTCCTGGGCGACTTGATTCTCGCGATAGACCCCACCGGCCTGAAGCAACTGGTCCACGAGGGTCGTCTTCCCATGATCGACGTGGGCGATGATGGCGACATTCCGAATTTTGTCTGATGACATAGACGAGCGAAAGGGTTGGGGCCGAAAGAGCGCGGAGTGTCGCTGTCTCCTTTCAAAAAGCAACCGAACAAAAGGCCTTCCTCAAGCGAGGGTCGGTGGCTTCGGCTTACCCGCCCCCAGCAGGAATGGTGATGACCGTTTCTTGGTCGGACCCTACGGAGTTGGCGCCTTCGTTGATGGCGATGGTGCGGACGGCGTCTTGGAGGATGAGGTCGACATACTCTTCTGGCTTGTCCCAGATGTCCTTGGGGACCCAGATGATATCGCCCGGCTGAAGGGCGAGGTCGGTTTCCTTCCCAGTCAGGATGGCTTTGAAATCCACGATCGCGACCTGGGGGTCCTTGATCGATCCCCGGAGAATGACGACCTTGGTGAGGGAGGCAGCCGCGAGAGGTCCCGCTCCATAGGCCATGGCTTCCACGAGGCTGAGACTGTCTCGGAAGCTGACCGCTTGGGGCTTTTGCACGGCTCCCAGCAACAGCACCCGACTGCTTTGGGCAGAGGGGAGGTAGATGAAGTCATTGTGGCGGAGAAAGACATTTTGCGAGGTGTCTCCCTCCCGCACCAGCTCTACGAAATCGATGGGGAGAATTTTCCCATCGCGAATGAGGACACTATTGCCCAAGTCGGCCAGTTCCTCGGTCCGGCCAGAGAAACGGGCCGCGAACAGCCCCCCTGCCATCGAGATGGCCTCCAGCAAGCTCGTCGGTTGGCGAAGAGGGTAGATGCCCGGAGCGTAGACCCGGCCAAGAATCCAATAGCGGCGACTTTTGACTTCCACCAAGGTGACGTTCACAATCGGCTTGGCGTAGTCCGCTGCGAGGACTTCTTGGAGTTTGAGGGTCAGCTCGGCCGTGGTCAGCCCTTCGGCACGGACGCCTCCTGCCAGATTGAAATACACCAATCCATCCGGCATGATGTAGGTGCGCGAGAGGGTGTCTTCGATCTCGGAGACTTCGATCTCGAGCACATCGCCTGGCCCCAGTAGATAGGCCTCACTGGGGGGGCGGAGCATTTCCGGCTGGACGCGACCTCGATCGATCTCAGCGTCTTCGAAGACGATGTCCCGGGGGTCGATCGGGCTGGCCCGTGGATCAAAGGTCGATTTGATGGGCAGGTGCGCGCAGGAGGTGACCAGCGCCAGCAGACCAACCGCCGGCAGAGAGCGAAGGGCGTCTTCTGAGATCCGGCGGCGCGACCTGGCTTTCATCGGGTCAGGTCCGCGCCCCCAATGATGGGGCTCGTGATGATGTCATCCACATTGATATTGATCCAACTGGTGGTGGCACTGGTGAGGAAGGAGCGAATGGCGATATCGGTGAGCCGCTCGACTCGCCGCCAAGGCCTTTCGGAAACATAGACGATGTCTTGGGGCTCGAGAGGGAAATCCGGCTGTTTGCCCTTAAGGATCTCTCCCACATCGACCACGATGGTCTCGGGCTTTTGCAGGCTACCTCGTACCACCAAAACGCGGTCGAGGTAGGCGTCGTCCGTGTAGCTACTTCGCCTGGTGAGCGCTGTCACGATGGTGGCTCCGGGAGTGAAGAATTGCAGGCCAGGCAGGGTGACCGCTCCGAAGACGTAGTAGGCGCTGCTGACCCCATCGGCGATGTAGATGTAGTCGTTGGGCTCGAGTTCGACGTTTTGGGTCATATCGCCCTCCAAAAAGAGCGCGCGGAAGTCGATGGGGAGCCGCTCTCCTTTGCGCGAAATGAAGGACCGGTCCATATCGGCGAGCTCCACGGTGTTTTCATCCAGTAGACCCACCTCGAAGCCATCTGACTCCGCAATCGCTTCCACGAGAGTGAGGGGGCGGTCCAGGGGGAAGACGCCTCGCGACATGACTTTGCCCAAGACGATGTAGCGTTTGCTTTGAATTTCGCCCGGGGTCAGGATGAGACGCGGGTATTTGAAGACGCCCTTCAGCTCCTCTTCTAAGGCGATCCGCGCTTCATCGATGGAGAGCCCCGCCACGAGCACATTCTGCGCTTGGAGGTAGGATACGGTGCCATCGGGGGCGATGCGGGTTCCTTTGCGGTCGAGTTCGGGGCGACCGTAAAAAGCGAAGTTCAGGGTATCGCCCGGGCCGAGTTCGTAGCGTTCTCGCCACGAGGCGGTTTGGCCAATATTGCCCTCGGTCACGGGAGGAGCGGGTGCTTCTTGAGCCCAGGAGGCCCCCATGGATCCCAAGGACCCCAGGGCAAAACAGGCGATCCGTTTCGCGGCGTTCATTCTTCCAGAAAGGGCTTAGGCAAGCGGCTGAAGCGCTCGGCGAGCGCGTTGGAAAATTTGTCCGTCATTTCGTTCAGCAGGCCGGAGCGGGATTCCACAATGGCGACCGCTCCATCGATGGGCGGGAGGATGGCTTTCAGGAGGCGACGCCGCTCACCCAGCGATTCGATGGCGCGCCCATTGGCGGAGATGAGGGCGAACCAGAAGCCAAGTTTCTTGGTGTATTCACGGACGGCCCCTTTCGGGACGCCCGCAGCGCGGACCAGGATGCGGGAGGATTTGGCCACGGTTTGTATGGAACGCATGAGGTCGGGCGCATCGGCTTCGTGGACTTCGATCCAAGCGGGCCCGGCTCCATTCCCGTCCGCCAACGAGAGGGGATTGGTGGTGGGGGTGAGATCAAAGACGGTCAGCGCTTGTCCGTCATGCTTCACTTCGGCGGTCAGACGCTCCCAGAAGAGTTCTTCGTGAGCCGGCTCACAAACGCCGGTCCAGACCAGGGTCAAGATCCCTTCCTGCTGCAAGCGAGCTAACCAAGCCAGCCAGAGCTCTTGAATGGGAGCTTGCCAGGGATCGGGTTCCGTCTCGCTTGCCTTTTTCCCACGGGCGATCCGGATGGAAGCGAGCAGTGGGGCTTCGGCCCCAGCGCAGCATTCAAAGGCGGTCCGGTGGCTGGGGCGGGTCAATTCCAAGGCCAAGGCGATGAAGAACCCCAGCCCCAGCCCGATGAACCCGCCCGCGGCGCCCAAGAGGACGGCGTTGCCTGATCGGGAGGAGGCCACCACATTGCTCGCGTCAGGATATTGGAAGATTTCCCAGTAGCCTTGGGGAATCGAGGCGAAGACCTCGGCTTCTCGCAAGCGGCTGTTAAAAATTCGTAAGCTCTCTTGCAGGCCGGAGCGGCGCTCCGTCATTTCGTTGTAGCGGTATTGTTGCTCGGAGAGCCCTTCGAGCTGTGCTTCGT
The genomic region above belongs to Verrucomicrobiota bacterium and contains:
- a CDS encoding TIM barrel protein; this encodes MASIASAFFFRYNGGMDLVNRRAFLGKLALTTASLACARPLSASDRGGSPLNVRHEFRLNYAPCPGLFEPVVGPDLVDQIRYASDRGFRFWEDLALDTRPLELQKRIGRALATFEMQAGLVAAERTFDQVTFAGPDPEARQQVLARVEKAIATAKRIRSRHLAIVPGRAHPTLPLEKQKALTLELLRKCLALVEPEGLLLLLEPVDSQSQPGLFLSQVSQALELCQDLDHPSCQILFDVYHQQLAGGGLIRTLDQAWDHLGYLQLASVPDRLEPGLGEVHLQNVLAHLYQRGGDFILGMEHGRSLGGVVGVEALLRSYLELDQFPIRKHSRPGPVGGGTR
- a CDS encoding uracil-DNA glycosylase family protein → MPSEIAKGLIEAARSLTEVLGGLRFGPPVTHLYNPLRYAAAAHAEYLTRFGDSKKRVLFLGMNPGPYGMAQTGVPFGEVAAVRDWMGIECAVARPENEHPKRPIQGFACARSEVSGRRLWGFFGERFPRPEDFFRDHFVANYCPLVWMEASGRNRTPDKLPVSEREPVEAACDAHLLKVVEWLDPEWVVGVGGFAEKRLEMISDRSGPRRRGRILHPSPASPAANRDWAGTAHRQLKEQGIWG
- a CDS encoding P-II family nitrogen regulator, coding for MKKVEAIIKPFKLEDVKESLSEIGVQGMTVTEVKGFGRQKGHTEIYRGSEYTVDFLPKVKLEIVIEDSMLEQVTKTIAESANTGKIGDGKVFVSDVLEAVRIRTGEEGGEALATN
- a CDS encoding nitroreductase family protein; the protein is MSLIDQLNWRYATKQFDSTRQLSEEKLQTLLEALRLSASSFGLQPWHFFVLKNAEIRAQLLEHSWGQKQVTDASEVILFCQPTAFSEADVDAFLEDTMQTRGVSRESLAGYEGMMKGFLDRMEPEVLHGWARNQVYLALGSFLVACAAEGVDACPMEGFQPSEYDRILGLEEKGLTAVVVCPIGYRSEEDKYASLAKVRFPMETVLSVIE
- a CDS encoding MarR family transcriptional regulator is translated as MNAIPKLTDAREGPDVDKLADLVMLTQRTCLLDLTKELNKGSVSFPQFYLLGYLSTEESMTMSEIAGKMGHSTAAATGLVDRLEKLGYVERIHAADDRRKILVQITAKGEALLLTLRAALANSLSSMMADLDGDDKSLLTSAFQR
- a CDS encoding polyphenol oxidase family protein produces the protein MAHLFTLRVPGLDVAVRKEEVLPRLQSSFTLAAEGLGTPWEQVLLAEQVHGSHVQVVDSPRPTVPQCDGLLTRNTALTLGILVADCAAVFLVDPITRATGLLHSGRQGTEQEIASKAIRQMATSFGTDPSHLVVQISPCIRPPHYEMDFAKRIQEQCLREGVSPLRVHGPPACTGSRMDRYYSYRLEKGKTGRMLALLRGSA
- the ispE gene encoding 4-(cytidine 5'-diphospho)-2-C-methyl-D-erythritol kinase, translated to MPAVALIPRIARAYAKVNLSLEIKGQRSDGFHELSTVMTRVSLYDELLFEPRKEGGIEFVCREEGVPSNDENLVVRAARELEKVTGKSLSVRIVLRKQIPTEGGLGGGSSNAATTLRELNEIFRLKLKPPALEKVAARLGSDVPFFLRDCVCQATGRGEELAAREDDWELPVVLLKLPFGVPTPWAYQEWSGAKPLPGILAAPQICPWGPMVNDLEVPVFQKYLPLADMKRWLLEQPEVHAALLCGSGSTMLAILGDPYGGQDLAKRAQEEFGKSLWTWVGSTLPKL
- the typA gene encoding translational GTPase TypA yields the protein MSSDKIRNVAIIAHVDHGKTTLVDQLLQAGGVYRENQVAQERAMDSMDLEKEKGITIKAKNTSVHWRDHIINIVDTPGHADFGGEVERVMKMVDGVILVVDAFGGPQAQTRFVLRKALAEGLHPIIVVNKIDRPNCDPQGSHEKVLELFLELEATDEQFNAPTLYGSAKNGFFSKSPEGPHSDCTPLLQTILDEIPAPQSDPTQPFSMLVSNIDWDDYVGRIAIGKILSGAISKGRPLWRIKKDGTRVQAKVAKVFEYSNLGTQDTADGIAGNIVGLAGFEDIDIGETLAADEAAEALPPVNIDPPSVQMQFSINDGPFAGKDGKHVTSRAIRDRLLREVKTNVSIHVEDTEEAGVFNVSARGAMQIAVLVETMRREGYELLVSRPTVILQRDEAGQLLEPWETLYVEAPSEYANAILKTLNERRGQLENMETMEASGRTLLTASIPTRGIIGLEFELVNLTSGHGIFSHLFKGYAPHAGEISNRKTGTLVSMETGEATTYSLQALEERGTLFVGPQEQVYTGMLIGENPRADDLPVNPVKAKKLDNMRSAGKDHTTKMAPPLKFSLERAIEYIEPDELVETTPTFLRLRKRILDPNERKRASKAAKATA
- a CDS encoding polysaccharide biosynthesis/export family protein: MKARSRRRISEDALRSLPAVGLLALVTSCAHLPIKSTFDPRASPIDPRDIVFEDAEIDRGRVQPEMLRPPSEAYLLGPGDVLEIEVSEIEDTLSRTYIMPDGLVYFNLAGGVRAEGLTTAELTLKLQEVLAADYAKPIVNVTLVEVKSRRYWILGRVYAPGIYPLRQPTSLLEAISMAGGLFAARFSGRTEELADLGNSVLIRDGKILPIDFVELVREGDTSQNVFLRHNDFIYLPSAQSSRVLLLGAVQKPQAVSFRDSLSLVEAMAYGAGPLAAASLTKVVILRGSIKDPQVAIVDFKAILTGKETDLALQPGDIIWVPKDIWDKPEEYVDLILQDAVRTIAINEGANSVGSDQETVITIPAGGG